A region from the Arachis ipaensis cultivar K30076 chromosome B01, Araip1.1, whole genome shotgun sequence genome encodes:
- the LOC107639264 gene encoding probable protein phosphatase 2C 42 isoform X2: MLQAFMNLRALCLRPFGLADDKVDTSPVEVNGGSFRGSGSFKGGGGAREGKDSLLWSRDVGKYGSGDFSMAVVQANQVLEDQSQIESGPLGTFVGIYDGHGGPDAARFVCDHLFRHFQAISAETNGGVITETIERAFRQTEEGYAALVSDLWSTRPQVASAGTCCLVGVIFQQTLFVANLGDSRVVLGKKVGNTGGVAAIQLSTEHNANVEAVRQELKELHPHDPQIVVLKHGVWRVKGIIQISRSIGDVYMKDAQFNREPLPAKFRLPEPMHMPILSAEPAIISHRLQPNDSFIIFASDGLWEHLSNEKAVEIVSSNPHTSVVCGSCDPETIMHRT, encoded by the exons ATGCTTCAGGCATTCATGAATCTACGCGCTCTCTGTTTGAGGCCATTCGGGCTCGCTGACGACAAGGTCGACACTTCCCCCGTCGAAGTCAACGGCGGCAGCTTCAGAGGCAGCGGAAGCTTCAAAGGCGGCGGCGGCGCAAGAGAAGGCAAGGACAGCCTCCTCTGGTCTCGCGACGTCGGAAAATATGGCTCCGGCGATTTCTCCATGGCCGTCGTCCAGGCCAATCAGGTCCTTGAAGACCAGAGCCAGATAGAGTCCGGTCCCCTTGGCACCTTTGTTGGCATCTACGACGGTCACGGAGGACCCGACGCCGCGCGATTCGTATGCGATCACCTCTTTCGCCATTTTCAAG CAATATCAGCTGAAACAAATGGAGGCGTGATCACTGAGACCATCGAGAGGGCATTCCGCCAAACAGAAGAAGGGTATGCTGCTCTTGTGTCAGACTTGTGGAGCACTCGGCCTCAAGTCGCAAGCGCCGGGACTTGTTGTCTGGTTGGAGTGATATTTCAGCAGACACTCTTTGTGGCAAACCTTGGAGACTCCCGCGTTGTATTGGGTAAGAAAGTTGGCAACACAGGAGGCGTTGCTGCAATTCAGCTTTCTACAGAACACAATGCAAATGTTGAAGCTGTGCGGCAGGAGCTTAAAGAGTTACACCCACATGATCCCCAGATTGTTGTCCTCAAACATGGAGTGTGGAGAGTCAAAGGCATTATTCAG ATTTCTAGATCTATAGGTGACGTATATATGAAAGATGCACAATTTAACCGGGAACCACTTCCTGCAAAATTCAGACTTCCTGAACCCATGCACATGCCTATCTTGAGTGCTGAACCCGCTATTATTTCTCATCGACTGCAACCAAATGATTCTTTCATTATATTTGCATCAGATGGCTTATGGGAGCACCTGAGCAATGAAAAGGCTGTGGAAATTGTTAGCAGCAATCCACACACG
- the LOC107639264 gene encoding probable protein phosphatase 2C 42 isoform X1, whose product MLQAFMNLRALCLRPFGLADDKVDTSPVEVNGGSFRGSGSFKGGGGAREGKDSLLWSRDVGKYGSGDFSMAVVQANQVLEDQSQIESGPLGTFVGIYDGHGGPDAARFVCDHLFRHFQAISAETNGGVITETIERAFRQTEEGYAALVSDLWSTRPQVASAGTCCLVGVIFQQTLFVANLGDSRVVLGKKVGNTGGVAAIQLSTEHNANVEAVRQELKELHPHDPQIVVLKHGVWRVKGIIQISRSIGDVYMKDAQFNREPLPAKFRLPEPMHMPILSAEPAIISHRLQPNDSFIIFASDGLWEHLSNEKAVEIVSSNPHTVRLRFLSAVLLRTRDAIFRPAQDRQEGPTPFS is encoded by the exons ATGCTTCAGGCATTCATGAATCTACGCGCTCTCTGTTTGAGGCCATTCGGGCTCGCTGACGACAAGGTCGACACTTCCCCCGTCGAAGTCAACGGCGGCAGCTTCAGAGGCAGCGGAAGCTTCAAAGGCGGCGGCGGCGCAAGAGAAGGCAAGGACAGCCTCCTCTGGTCTCGCGACGTCGGAAAATATGGCTCCGGCGATTTCTCCATGGCCGTCGTCCAGGCCAATCAGGTCCTTGAAGACCAGAGCCAGATAGAGTCCGGTCCCCTTGGCACCTTTGTTGGCATCTACGACGGTCACGGAGGACCCGACGCCGCGCGATTCGTATGCGATCACCTCTTTCGCCATTTTCAAG CAATATCAGCTGAAACAAATGGAGGCGTGATCACTGAGACCATCGAGAGGGCATTCCGCCAAACAGAAGAAGGGTATGCTGCTCTTGTGTCAGACTTGTGGAGCACTCGGCCTCAAGTCGCAAGCGCCGGGACTTGTTGTCTGGTTGGAGTGATATTTCAGCAGACACTCTTTGTGGCAAACCTTGGAGACTCCCGCGTTGTATTGGGTAAGAAAGTTGGCAACACAGGAGGCGTTGCTGCAATTCAGCTTTCTACAGAACACAATGCAAATGTTGAAGCTGTGCGGCAGGAGCTTAAAGAGTTACACCCACATGATCCCCAGATTGTTGTCCTCAAACATGGAGTGTGGAGAGTCAAAGGCATTATTCAG ATTTCTAGATCTATAGGTGACGTATATATGAAAGATGCACAATTTAACCGGGAACCACTTCCTGCAAAATTCAGACTTCCTGAACCCATGCACATGCCTATCTTGAGTGCTGAACCCGCTATTATTTCTCATCGACTGCAACCAAATGATTCTTTCATTATATTTGCATCAGATGGCTTATGGGAGCACCTGAGCAATGAAAAGGCTGTGGAAATTGTTAGCAGCAATCCACACACGGTAAGGCTAAGATTCCTGTCTGCAGTTTTACTGAGAA